The genomic interval GGGCCCTGAGCGCCTGGTAGGAGAGGTCCGCTGCCTGCGACTGCTGCCCCCACCGGTCGAAGTAGCCGACCATGCGCTCGCCGATGTACGTGAACTGGCTGAGGACCGTGCCGGCCAGCAGGGCAGCCGTCACGGCGGCGGTGAACAGGATGGCGAGGACGCGCGTGAGGGTGGCGCCGGCCGCGATCATGATAGCGACGGCGAGCAGGAACACGAACACGGCCGTGCTGACGTCCGGTTCGATGACGATGAGGCCGGCCGTCAGGCCGATGACGAGCATCGGTCGCCAGATCTCCCAGTTGCCGAGGTGGTTGTGGAAGAAGGCCGCCAGGTAGGCGATGACCGCCACCTTCATCAGCTCCGACGGCTGCAGGCTGACGCCGCCGACGAGGATCCACCGCTTGCTCTCGCTGCCGGCCGGCGAGACGCCGATGAAGAGGACGAGCACGAGGAGGAAGAGGAGCGCGACGAAGGCGTAGGGCGAGAGCTTGAGCACCTGCTTCTCACGGAGGCGCGCGACGGCGAACGTGAGGAGCAGCGCGAAGGCGAAGCGCGTGCCGTGCTCGAGGGCCGCGTCGGGCGCGGCTGCCGCCACGCCCACGACGCCGAGCAGCCCGAGCGTCACCTGGATGCTGAGCAGCAGCCTGTCCATCAGGCGTCCGGACCGAGCGTGCCGACGCGCGCCGGAGCGCGGACGGCGCCGATGGCTTCGCGGAAGGCGGCCCCCCGGTCGACGTAGTCCTCGAACTGGTCGAACGAGGCGGCGAGCGGGGCGAGGAGGACGGTGCCCGCGCCGCCGTGATGCTCGCTCAGGTGCGCGTGCGCGGTGGTCACCGCGGC from Trueperaceae bacterium carries:
- a CDS encoding FtsW/RodA/SpoVE family cell cycle protein, translated to MDRLLLSIQVTLGLLGVVGVAAAAPDAALEHGTRFAFALLLTFAVARLREKQVLKLSPYAFVALLFLLVLVLFIGVSPAGSESKRWILVGGVSLQPSELMKVAVIAYLAAFFHNHLGNWEIWRPMLVIGLTAGLIVIEPDVSTAVFVFLLAVAIMIAAGATLTRVLAILFTAAVTAALLAGTVLSQFTYIGERMVGYFDRWGQQSQAADLSYQALRALDAIGRGGVLGVGTGRRVPVPEADTDFIGVAIAHSLGFLGSVTLVAMYALLAWHGYRIARRVTGPSALLAAGATAYVCGQAGLNLLVVTGMFPVTGLPLPGVSYGLNSQVSVAIAFGFLHTASRLAEPAPAAVSEGPEPGRFAPAPAARHRA